A window of Pseudoliparis swirei isolate HS2019 ecotype Mariana Trench chromosome 2, NWPU_hadal_v1, whole genome shotgun sequence genomic DNA:
atctcttactctctctcgcctctggtactgacaacccacccatatctacagactctgcacctgtacgccgcaacattcgcaccctctgcccctcctctctggcctcctctgtcctatctgctctccctcaactgactgcttctcactcatgcatcctaactctgccgcagacactctcctctcttccctgtcttcatctcttgattctctttgtccttttaagacacgaccggttcggaaatcctctccggctccgtggttgtcggactcggtgcgccgagagagccaccctgagcggcggaaagaaaatggcgcaatcgaatcaagcggaagacttgctcttctatcaatctttTGACTCATCgatctcttcctctatctctgcagacAAAAGCACGTTCTATCTGACCAAAATtgagtcttccttctctaaccccaaaaactcttctctatcttttccaacctccttgatccccctgtcccctcctccttccacccttttgcgagccactttgtcgactactttacaaacaagatagacgacatacgccctcctttacaaatccatcttctatcacctcaccaacactaacttcttcatcccctctttcctctttcaccccttgtctcccaatcaagttcttagcttggtgacctccgcccgaccgaccacctgcgccttgaccccgtccgcctcccattctccaggctattgctcctgaccttctgaccttcctcacccatcttattaacagctcctctcaactggctgtttcctaactctctgaaggaggcgagagtcaaccctctcctgaagaaacccacgctcaacccgcctgaagtcagcaactacagaccggtctctcttcttccttttctctccaaaactctggagcgagctatcttgagccaagtgtcctcctatctccacagtaacaaccttcttgacctcaccagtctggattcaaggccggccactcgacagagacggccctccttgctgtctctgagcagcttcacactgctagagcagcctctctcctctgtccttatccttctcgacctttctgcagcatttgacaccgtgaaccaccagatcctgatctcttctcttcaggacctggggatctcaggcactgcactcgctctttctcttcctaccttaaagaccgcacctaccggtaacttggagaggatctgtgtctgatccttgtcctctcactactggggttcctcaaggctccgtcctgggtccctcctcttctctctgtacacaaattctctcggctctgtcattcgctcgcatggcttctcctaccatagctatgctgatgacacccaactgatcttctcgcttccaccgtccgaaacacaggtggcggcacgaatctctgcctgtctgactgacatctctcagtggatgtctgctcaccacctgaagatcaaccctgacaagactgagctactattccttccaggaaaggctccccacccacgacctgactatcaccttcaacagctctgtgttggcccctacccgactgccaggaacctcgggtgacactcgacagtcaactctcctgacggccaacatcgctgcgacgacgctgccctgtaggtacatgctgcacaacatcaggagaatacgcctcttcttactcagaaggcggcgcaggttctgatccaggctctggtcatttcacgcccgactactgcaactccctcctggctggtctacctgctaaggccatccgacccctgcagctcatccagaatgcagcagctcgactggtcttcagcctcccgaaattcacccacaccactccgcctccgccttccactggttaccgtggctgctcgcatccgcttcaaaacactggtcctggcgtatcgtgctctagacggatcgggccccgcctacatccgggatatggtcacaccgtacacccgcacgttcgctccgctctgcaacagccaatcgacttgtgactcctgcacctcgagctaatcactcaaatccagactgtttgctgtcctggctcctcagtggtggaacgagctccccactgacatcaggacagcagaaagtctctacatcttccgtcggagactgaaaacacaccttttccgactatatctggattaaaacacagattagcacttcagtggcacttagatagcacttacttatggtacttttgtagttcgactatgttgaggaaatgttacttcctgtattcttgttgttcttagtttgtactctaggttgaaatgcacttattgtaagtcgctttggataaaagcgtctgctaaatgacatgtaatgtaatgtaatgtaacacacacacacacacacacaaacacacacacatacgatgTTGGTGTTGTGTCTATAACAAAAAGCAGTAAAAATCTATCCCACAGAGAATGAAACTAAACTTGCCCCAAgcctgtgttagtgtgtgtgtgtgtgtgtgtgtgtgtgcgtgcgtgcgtgcgtgcatccACAACAATAAAACCATATGAAGTCTTCAGGCTCGGAAGGAAATACACTCAAGCAGCAGAGTTGAGGCATCGATTCCCTCGAGAATATCCAGATTATAGTTTGTATGTCTCTGAATGTGTGGGTCACATCTGCTTAATATAAAAGCCTGTTGTTACAAATGTTCTGAATCACAGCTGTAGAAATGCTCCTTTGTTCCACTTGGAGGTAAAAGCGCACTTTGGGATAACAGTTGGGCTGCgatttaatattcatattctAGTCAATAGTCATGTTCAAGTTCAGGGGAGAGCAGAAGGTCTGCAGTGATGAGGAGATACAGACACGCATGCAGAGtctgcagacacacatgcagacacacatgcagacacacatgcagacacacacagatgcatgcGGGGACTGTGTTCATCATAATGTTATGCACATAGGGGAGTGTGTTCTGACGGGAACGCTGGTGGAGACGGATGAGGGAGCGGAGAACATGTCCCACTGTCTGAATGAGGGCTGGCGGCCCCCCGAGGCTGCACGATCAAAAAGTAtacatccctgtgtgtgtgtgtgtgtgtgtgtgtgtcgctgtacTCCCATAAGCTGTGAGTGAGGGCTGTGTGGTGGGGAGAGAAACTGAAGATCCACACAAACAATGACTTAAATCCAATTCTCAATCTTTCTACAACAAGCCCTCGGCTGAGCAGAACATCTCTGTGACAATCAATTTAGAAGCAATAGTTTCTCTGAAAAGACGGAAACAAGGCTCTGAACAATGATCCAGACCATTTCATTGAACCCAGACTCTCTCTCAATGAacccagactctctctctcaatgaactcagactctctctctcaatgaatTCAGAGTCTCTCAATGAATCCAGACTCTCTCAATGAAACCAGACTCTCTCTCAATGAACTCAGACTCTCTCTCAATGAatccagactctctctctcaatgaatCCAGACTCTCTCTTCTCAATGAATCCAGACTCTCTCTCAATGCTCTCAATGAAACCAGACTCTCTCTCAATGAATCCAGACTCTCTCTCAATGAACTCAGACTCTCTCAATGAATCCAGACTCTCTCTCAATGAAACCAGACTCTCTCTCAATGAatccagactctctctctcaatgaatccagactctctctctcaatgaacTCAGACTCTCTCTCAATGAatccagactctctctctcaatgaatccagactctctctctcaatgaatccagactctctctctcaatgaacTCAGACTCTCTCTCAATGAATCCAGACTCTCTCTCAATGAaaccagactctctctctcaatgaatccagactctctctctcaatgaactcagactctctctctcaatgaatTCAGAGTCTCTCAATGAATCCAGACTCTCTCAATGAaaccagactctctctctcaatgaatccagactctctctctcaatgaacTCAGACTCTCTCTCAATGAatccagactctctctctcaatgaatCCAGACTCTCTCTCAATGAAACCAGACTCTCTCTCAATGAatccagactctctctctcaatgaatccagactctctctctcaatgaatCCAGACTCTCTCTCAATGAATCCAGACTCTCTCAATGAATCCAGACTCTATAAATAAAATGAGTTTGTTAACAGGCAGCAGTCGAGCACAGTGACAGTTTAAAATGTTAATGTATTGTAATTTAAGTGCACCGTCTGACATTTAGAAAAGTACTCTGACAATTTATCATTGCACTCCTGTAACATTATCAGTCTTTTTTTTTGATTATTTTACTCAGTTTAACTACCTAATGTGCCCAGATTTGATTTCTTTTGCACTTGCTCTTCAGTGATTATTTTACTATCAACATCTATTGGAAAAGTAATTAGATCAAACTTAATTGAACCATCAATCATGGACAGTGTAAAGATAAATGTGTAAGATTAATGCAGCAGAACCTTCATCAGCCTTTGCATTTCACATATTATTCTTTTCCTTGTCAAAGCATtgcgcctacattacccacaatgcaacatgtcTGCCACTAGTTTGGTCCAGACTGCAAACCTCAGATTCTGAAATGTGAAGCCAATGTGCCTTAAACTTGCATGCTTtctctaatggccagcagggggcgactcctttggttgtatagaagtctatgagaaaatggctCTTCTTCTCACTTGAATAATTACCCCAGTGAACATTGTAAAcacgagtttatggtctcataTATATGGTTTTCACATATGCAAACAAACGGATGTGTAAAATTGGTGGGTTCGCCTTTAATTGACTCTATTCAGGTGACTCCTAAGAATTAGTTCATCCATTATGATCCAATTTTCAGAACCCTGATGCACATCATCACATTTTTTGATACGCTGTCACGcccatatcacacacacataatctgtGTTTTATGAGTGCAGACAGCTGAGACAGTGGCTTAGGGTGATAGCTCCTgtcactgtatgtgtgtgtgtgtgtgtgtgtgtgttcagggagtGAGTACAATGTTTACTAAGTGATTAAATCCCAACTCATTTGCTCATAGATTAATATACAACCAAAGTAGTCcatccctggtggtcagtagagataatgcacATTTTGAGACACCTGAGGCTGCTGAAGGGTTTTAAGACTTTGGCAATTAATTAATTCAGCCGAATGAGACTATTTGGggctaaaaacctttttatttaccCTTTATCGTTAATAACACCCAAGTGGGCAACAAGGTAACAGGCGTCGCTTTGACACCGGGGCAGTTTAGGGTCTGAGGGTGACGTCACATATGATCCATTGGAGCTTCAAATGTGTATTCAGATTCCACTTTACGGCCGTTTTATGCCCTTTTGGAATTACGGGTATTACACAACTCGTTTGCGGCCTCTATCAGTTGTGGCAGCTTGTCGTTGTCGTCTGATTCAGGTTAAAAAAAGCCAAATCAGCAACAGCCGCCATAAAATCCTGTCTCCTGAAATGAATTCAATGCAGACATAAGTGGATTCATGGAAGCACCTAATTAAAATCGTGATGGTCGTGACCCCCCCTTCAATTAAGTACTCAGGTTTCTATTTCCGTCCAGGTGAAAAGATGAGATTAGAtagactttattcatccccaggggaaaATGTCTTTGTATGAGCGGCAAACATGTTTACGACTGCAGACGAGGACACAGACATAACCCTGGCCAAACATCACATCAGCCTCTTTTATGCTGTTGACATTCTCTTCTTTCGCTTTCCTCAACATCTTTAATCTAGTCCACTTTGaaatgcacatttaaaatgaaatgttatGCAATAAAAGCAGCAGAAGTCTGTCCTGGGTAGGATGAATGGATGAAACGCCATCCGCAAAACACTTCACAGACACCGCCaacttttgtgtttctttttcagTGCATCCTGGGacattgattattattatttgtttttaaccctcctgttaccttagggtcaatttgaccccattcaatgtttaaccctcctgttacctttatatttactgacatattttacccatggggtcaatttgaccccagcaattaaaacctccagaaaattattagaattaatattgttttccaagtttaagtgtgaggtactttatgtttgtttgttgactacctaaatagcactttaaatatataaaaaagttgatatttcttatatgtttgacacagtgaaaaacagcctggggtcaaattgacccgaaagaacaccgacactaaacattgaatggggtcaaattgaccctaaaggtaacaggagggttaaagaataaCAAAATTAGAAAATTTCCATTAGAAAATTAAAATGATATTTTTGCTCCTGTAAACAGGATTATTATGAAGGGCTGTCATGCTGTTACGTAAATGGCTTCAACGTGGCTCTTGCTTTCCCCAGAATTTGCTGTATGGACGTTATTGTGTGCATGTTAACACCTCAAATATAAGTTAAAAGAGGAAaactccctttttttaaatttctataCATACATTTGGTTATTTGGAGTAGTTACAAACCGACAACAACAACGAGCGTGAGCATTTGACGCgtttcaaaatgtaaaaaaatgacTGATTCAGTgaaaatcaaaatcaaactcgcagacaaacaaacagtccAGCATGGGTTGTGCCGTCCACAAACTCAGGCCGGCGTGTCGGTGCCGCCGCAGGCCTTACCCGAAACTCAAAGGTCTCATCAAACAGCGGGTCGTCCTGGTTCTGAGCGGCGGTGCGTGTCCGCTGCTCGGCGCAGTCGGCCGGTACGCCGTGCAGCTCCAGCACCACGTACGGGTCAATGACCTCTCCCTTTGCCCCTGATCCCTGAGGCTTGGGCAGGTTGTGGGCACTGATCACCTGCACAGTAGAACACAAAcaagaaacaagaaacaaacaaagaacatttgAGGGAATACTCACACTCAaatgtgagaagaaaaaaaaaaggaactgaACGTCACAGAAAACGAGAACGTCGCCGTAACGTCGTCACCTTGATCCGTAGGGTTTGCGCTGGCACTCCTGGCACGCGGCCCTGCGTGTGAGCGCTGAAATACGACACCTCGTCCCTCATCACGGCCGGTCGGAGGACGTAACCGCACCCTCCGTTCTGAGAGAAGCGACCCCTGTGAAGGTCCAGCATGGCGCCGGGCGTCTGCTGGTTCAAGGCCACGAGCTGGACGCCTCCCTTCCAGTACCCTTGTGGGTTGGGGTTACTGGAGTCGAGACGCACTGAGCTGGGTCGCACCCGAGTCAGGGTGCGCTTGGTGAACATCACGAGGTCCTCCGGGCTCTCCGCGGTGAGGCGGCCGCCCTCGCCCTCGCCCAGGGAGCACAGCGTCCAATGAGGCGACTCGGAAGGCGGCGGCgtgcagggggaggaggggctgcTGGGCTGGGACTGGCGGTGACCGGCCCTCTGGGCGTAGAAGCTGCGGCTGCCCGTGCGAGCGATTGCCACCAGGTCCGACAGCTCCTTGTGGAGGCGCAGCTTCCTGGGCTGAGAAGGCGGAGGCACCACCAAGACCACGCCCAGTTCCTCCTCGCCGGGGATGGTCATTCGCCGTCCCGCCAGGGGCCCCCCTCCTCcaatctcctcatcctcctcggaCACCTCCCCGTCGGAGCCGTCCTGCTCCGGAGGGAGCTTCTTCCCCACGATCAGGATGCGTCCCTTCAGTTGCTCGGGGGAGGGCAAGGCCGTGGCCCGCCCCCCCAGGCCGACGGGCACGGCCTCCGGCGTGTAAAGACGGGAGCCGAACACTTTCTTCAAGTGCTGAGCCATGGTGCGCTGCTGGCCGGGGGAACAGCGCTGGCACAGGTACACCAGGAGCGGGTACGGAGAGGTCAGGAAGGCGTACTCGTTGACCACCTCCAGAGCGGAGCGGAGAGTGATGGGCgcgtgatggtggtggtggtggtggtggtggttgtgacGGGCGTTATCCGGGCCATAGTCGACGCCGAGGAGAGGCTCCCCCTCCGGGCCGTCGGTCACTCCCAGCTCCATGCATCGGCAGCCGAACTGCAGGGCCTTGATCAAGCCCCCGAGGTCCGCTCTGCCGTGGAGCTGGTCGTCCAGCAGGTAGGAGCGGTACGAGGTGCTGAGGGACGAGATGGACTTTTACAGTATGAACGACATGCAGTGACTTCTGAAAATATCTTGTGACATTTTGGACAAAAATATACTGACACCATATAAACAATCACAGATGATTACCTGTCTAACAACATTTAAAAGGCCCATTTCAACATTGTCCACATGTTGATCGGCAGTGTCGTCGTTCACAATCTCTTAAAAATACCtagaatgtatatataattaaatactgGCACAATATTacggaggacttaaaatgtcttgtatttgtcctgtatttatttatgtatttatacatttatataagcatttacttatttattcctgtatttatttgtttacttatacatttatttaagcatttacttatttaatcctgtatttatttgtttatttatacatttctttaagcatttacttatttattcctgtatttatttgtttacttatacatttatttaagcatttacttatttaatcctgtatttatttctttatacatttctttaagcatttatttatttattcctgtatttatttgtttatttatacttttatttaagcatttacttatttaatcctgtatttatttgtttattcctatatttatttatttattcctgtatttagtcatgcatttatttaataattcaaactccaaacttatatagcgcttttctaaatacacgaAGAcgcttatttctttatttctttatttctacttaagacattttacgTCCTCCATACAATATGTGCATATTTTTCCTCAAAGGTTTGTTTTGACGGCATGCCGAGCACAGCACGTAAACAGAACCATCTGGCACCGCTGAGTAgaaagatagataaatagatagatagatatatactttattaatccccaaggggacatttgtcatcacagtagcatcaacaataaactaaacacacgagaataaaatataaaatataaaaaacagggaaagaaaaggaaaagaaaaagagaggaaaagtggaaaaaaagacaataaaataaaaagcatatGGGCAGCTACTGCGACAggcagccgttggcacggcgCCATCTTAGTGTACTTAGAGTAAATTAATTCAGAGGTAGTCAGCTGCgttttgaagtttttttttaactgtacgAGCTCCGATTGGGAAACGGACCTGATGTAGTAGTGGGCCAGAGGCATGTTCATGTCCTGACAAACCCCCAGGTGCTCCGGGTCGAGCAGCTGGCACTCCGGAGACTGCAGGTAGCGGGCGAACCCGTCCAGACCCAGCAGCCCCCTCTCCTTGCCCTGGGCCGAGGGCTCCCAGCGCCGCAGGAGCTCCCAGCAGCTCTCCGTGGTCACCAGAGACAAGCCCTGCTCCGTCTCCAAGAAGAGGCGGAGGTCCTGAGGGTCCAGGCACTCCCGGTCCTTCGACAGCTGCACCAACAGGAAGTAGACGTCCGGCCGGGTGCACAGCTCGCAGAAGGCCTCGTGGAACTCCTCGCGGGTCACGTGGGAGGTGAGCTTCTCCTTGCTGCGCTGGATCTCCTTGAAACGCAGACGcacctgtggaggaggaggaggaggaggaggaggaggaggagaaaagggtTTACGAGTTAATTAGTCGGCCAACTTTCTGCCTCACCCATTCACCCGAAGCTTAATTACACTTTAGTTATCTTGTTTCAATGAGGATATTAAATGAAACGACCCATTAGACAACGCATTTATATTAATAATCacttctctgtcctctccttcttTCGCCTCTTCTCTCTATCGGTTCATCATAGGGAGAGGTACCTCTGTCTGACTCAATGCAGcttatttataattcatttcCAATAAATGTATGTTGCACATCTGAGTCTAAACAATAGATGTTGACTGAATTTAGTCAAATTATCTCTGTTTGTTACAGCTCAGTGTTAAACTCACAGATGTACGTCTTATATTTGCATTGCAATATTTTTAGGTAAAGAACataaatcaatatatttgcCGATTTCTCCCCCTTTTTATCTTTACATGATGTACACACACGTACCATGCACTGCCCACAGGCTTAACGTATTTCGTTTTTTTAATTCGCTTAAAGAACAGATACAGAAATACTTTTGGAGACATGTCGGCAAACCAATAAACGACTGTAATGTCAGAACtattatgtattttaaaatgacGTGAAATACATTTTCTATGGCGCATTttaaccttcgcattgaaaatgcggaaggtaatgttttgatcgccgtgtatttatttatttgtatgagtgttattcgcataagtaaaaaagtattaaaccgaatcgcatgaaatttggtgggatgattggttattatccggggaccatttgattagattttgggatagatcgggtcaaaggtcaaaggtcaaggtcatgaaaaggtcaacatcttctttttaccatagcgcggtcaatttatatccaatgccaaaatgttcataattcaatgcccaatcttgtgatatgcgaaggtatgcgctctaccgagtacccattctagtttattgttTGATTACACACATGTTCTTGCTGTGTAACTGATTGATAACTACTCATTCACGGCAGTTTGACCCGTGAGTCCCAATATTCTTCTAATTCAATCCAGAAAAGTTGACTGCACTTCAGCTATCCGGACCGATAAAAGCAGAACCGACCACCGGTCTCATGGCGCATATGCGTGGAGGTGTGGGATAACGCGTGaccctcttcttcaccttcgcCTCCTTGATCCCGGGGCACAGCTTGCAGATGGTGGCGACGGCCACGTCCTCCTTCACGATGCCGTAGCCGTCTTCGTCCACCTGGGCGAACTCCGCCGCCAGCCACtcgctcctcatcctccccccCGGGCTGCCGTCCCCCGCCAGGCCTCCTCCTTCGCCCAGCCCCCCGACTCCTCCGCCGGCACCCCCGATGACCGAGGGGTGGGCCAACAGGTAGCGAAGGCCCGTCACCCAGATGTTGGCCACATCGGCCGACAACGCGACCAAGTCCAGAGACTGCGAGGAGGGACGGATGAGGACGTTACTTCGGGAGCACCGTGAGGCGAGACGATTACCGTCGAGGATGCGACGTACCTGGTAATCGTCCCCGTGGATGACCGAGAAGGCCGCTTCCTCGGCCAGGTGCTCGGCGAGAGGGCCGTTGTGGCGGAACGTCTCGGTGCTCTTCCCGGTGCGAACCTCTCGGATGCTGGAGACGTCCAGCCGAGCCCGCTCGACGTCCTTCTTGGACGGCTCCCAGCGCAGGCAGCTGAGGTCGCCGTCCAGCGTGAAGAAGCGGCAGTAAACCCTGGAGTTGGGCCGGATCTTCTTCAGCTCGCAGCCGCCCTGCATGAACGCCAAGCAGTCGGCGGCGCTGctcacctggagagagagacaatcgaAACCCCAACTTCCTGATATATTTGCATCGCATTTTGGGAATTATTTGCTCATCGGTGTAAATCTCTGCCGCTAATCTACCTTCTTCTC
This region includes:
- the plcl1 gene encoding inactive phospholipase C-like protein 1 gives rise to the protein MSERDGNGDGLSGDGAPDFIPPRVSRGQRSGVILPGGGQDTDAVLLDSVKAAPRRSSIIKDPFMQKVGGGRKKTVSFSSMASEKKVSSAADCLAFMQGGCELKKIRPNSRVYCRFFTLDGDLSCLRWEPSKKDVERARLDVSSIREVRTGKSTETFRHNGPLAEHLAEEAAFSVIHGDDYQSLDLVALSADVANIWVTGLRYLLAHPSVIGGAGGGVGGLGEGGGLAGDGSPGGRMRSEWLAAEFAQVDEDGYGIVKEDVAVATICKLCPGIKEAKVRLRFKEIQRSKEKLTSHVTREEFHEAFCELCTRPDVYFLLVQLSKDRECLDPQDLRLFLETEQGLSLVTTESCWELLRRWEPSAQGKERGLLGLDGFARYLQSPECQLLDPEHLGVCQDMNMPLAHYYISTSYRSYLLDDQLHGRADLGGLIKALQFGCRCMELGVTDGPEGEPLLGVDYGPDNARHNHHHHHHHHHAPITLRSALEVVNEYAFLTSPYPLLVYLCQRCSPGQQRTMAQHLKKVFGSRLYTPEAVPVGLGGRATALPSPEQLKGRILIVGKKLPPEQDGSDGEVSEEDEEIGGGGPLAGRRMTIPGEEELGVVLVVPPPSQPRKLRLHKELSDLVAIARTGSRSFYAQRAGHRQSQPSSPSSPCTPPPSESPHWTLCSLGEGEGGRLTAESPEDLVMFTKRTLTRVRPSSVRLDSSNPNPQGYWKGGVQLVALNQQTPGAMLDLHRGRFSQNGGCGYVLRPAVMRDEVSYFSAHTQGRVPGVPAQTLRIKVISAHNLPKPQGSGAKGEVIDPYVVLELHGVPADCAEQRTRTAAQNQDDPLFDETFEFRVNMPELALLRFVVLDDDYIGDDFIGQHSVAFECLQPGYRNVPLLGMAGDPLPHTSLFVHVAITNRPGGGKSQRRGLSVRRGGRRGREYVTLRHTGIKVLDETFKPAGAPLKEATDLREEAQSATAGFKEQCGLPAVAKLKQCIQSLTTRLQSPEGPMGAAMVLKEGYPCLEPLVNLAEPTRKLLAAYDTMIAAQKQLIEKSDAVQERIDQVQREGMDFHEELARLGEREGLKGRKQSKAVESFTWNITVLKGQSDLLRGAKMDSLDALRQLALACEACGLTSSSSSSSSSSTFSTAELQSSTHSLSRRRASTHGNGRI